The genomic region GTATGCAAATCCCTTCGTCAGTACCTTAATTACCCTGGGCAGTCCCCATATCAGTCAGGAACGCTGGACCCTCAAAAATTTAGATTTTGTTAACACCGCTTATCCTGGGGCATTTTACCCCAACGTCCGTTATGTCTGCTTGGCGGGAAAGGCGATTTATGGTGCCCGCAAGCGGGGACAATGGTTAGCCCATAATAGCTATCGGATCACCTGTGGCATCGGGGAAACTTGGGGAGATGGGATTACCCCGATAGAAGCGGCGCATCTGGTGGGGGCGGAAAATATTGTTTTAGATGGGGTGATGCATTCTCCGCGATCGCCCTCGAACTGGTACGGGTCCCCAGAAATCTTACCCCATTGGGTCTCCTATTTAGAATAAAACAGGATTCACCATCCAGACCCCAGGCGAACCCTGATTTACTCGGCCGAAACCTTTTCCAGGGTCTCCTCCAACGCCAGGGACGAAATCGGCACTTCCTCCACCGTGGGCAACTTTTCCAAAGTCAGACGAGACTGACTCGACCCAGACAGTCGCTTCAAAAGCTTGGGTTTCGGATCATAGAGCAGATAAATAATCACATCTCCCGGTTGCCAAGTAT from Laspinema palackyanum D2c harbors:
- a CDS encoding esterase/lipase family protein; amino-acid sequence: MPLPTVILPGFFADAYEYREFERLLNEQGFPARLVPLRKRDWVPTIGGRSIAPILSQLHATVQQALQDFNAEKVNLVAHSAGGWIARIYLGEKPYIIHGDVDESAQLWYANPFVSTLITLGSPHISQERWTLKNLDFVNTAYPGAFYPNVRYVCLAGKAIYGARKRGQWLAHNSYRITCGIGETWGDGITPIEAAHLVGAENIVLDGVMHSPRSPSNWYGSPEILPHWVSYLE